In one Musa acuminata AAA Group cultivar baxijiao chromosome BXJ2-5, Cavendish_Baxijiao_AAA, whole genome shotgun sequence genomic region, the following are encoded:
- the LOC135612989 gene encoding serpin-ZXA-like, producing MMDLRESIGRQTAFALRLAKQVGAEAASDLNLAFSPLSVHLVLSLLAAGSKGRTLDQILSFLGLGDSGGVADLNALSSQVVAVVLADGSARGGPRVSYANGVFFDSSLLLKPSFKEIVTQIFRADTKIVDFQTKAVEVTNEVNSWVENVTAGLIKELLPPGSVDSNTRLVLGNALYFKGSWNEKFDSSQTNDSEFHLVNGTSVQVPFMSSKKDQYLSSNDGFKVLRLPYKQGEDARLFSMYIFLPDARDGLWSLQEKLNSKSEFLTHRLPMTKVKVGKFKLPKFKISFGFEASAVLKSLGLALPFSADADLSEVADSSVGRSLYVSSVFHKSFIEVNEEGTEAAAATAAVVALRSLPIGPLDFEADHPFIFIIREDVTGVVLFTGHVLNPSLIG from the exons ATGATGGATTTGAGGGAGTCGATCGGCCGCCAGACTGCGTTCGCGCTCCGCCTCGCAAAGCAAGTCGGCGCCGAGGCCGCCAGCGACCTCAACCTCGCTTTCTCTCCCCTCTCCGTTCACCTCGTCCTGTCCCTCCTAGCCGCCGGCTCCAAGGGCCGCACCCTCGACCAGATCCTCTCCTTCCTCGGCCTCGGCGACAGCGGCGGAGTCGCCGACCTCAACGCCCTATCTTCGCAGGTTGTCGCCGTCGTCCTCGCGGACGGGTCGGCGAGAGGTGGGCCCAGAGTGTCCTACGCCAACGGCGTCTTCTTTGACTCCTCGTTGTTGCTGAAGCCTTCCTTCAAGGAGATCGTCACCCAGATTTTTAGAGCAGACACTAAAATCGTTGATTTCCAAACCAAG GCTGTCGAAGTTACAAATGAGGTTAACTCTTGGGTTGAGAACGTTACCGCTGGCCTGATCAAAGAGCTCCTTCCTCCTGGTTCTGTTGACAGTAACACCAGATTGGTGTTGGGTAATGCACTCTACTTCAAAGGATCCTGGAATGAAAAGTTTGATTCATCTCAGACGAATGACTCAGAATTCCACCTAGTAAATGGAACCTCAGTTCAAGTGCCTTTCATGTCTAGTAAAAAAGATCAGTATTTGTCTTCAAATGATGGATTTAAGGTTCTTAGGCTCCCTTACAAGCAAGGTGAGGATGCAAGGCTGTTCTCTATGTATATTTTCCTGCCAGATGCACGAGATGGTTTGTGGAGTTTGCAGGAGAAGTTGAATTCTAAGTCTGAGTTCTTAACTCACCGTCTTCCAATGACGAAGGTTAAAGTAGGGAAGTTCAAGCTGCCAAAGTTCAAGATATCATTTGGATTTGAAGCATCTGCAGTGCTGAAAAGTTTGGGCCTGGCATTACCTTTCAGTGCAGATGCAGATCTATCAGAGGTGGCAGATTCATCTGTTGGTCGAAGCCTCTATGTATCATCAGTTTTCCACAAATCCTTTATCGAAGTCAATGAAGAAGGAACTGAAGCAgccgctgctactgctgctgtggTGGCTCTGAGGTCATTACCGATTGGTCCTCTAGACTTTGAAGCAGATCACCCATTCATCTTTATAATAAGAGAAGACGTAACCGGAGTAGTGTTGTTCACCGGCCATGTTCTCAATCCCTCACTTATCGGGTAA
- the LOC103986017 gene encoding protein FAR1-RELATED SEQUENCE 5: MEHSSSEDDELVEDYLDFEDDIKASDVNHQHEEAATSVASSNMALVEQAIENELLAADDGDAKNQVPCLGMEFESDTVARAFYNAYALRLGFGIRVARSRSERRKGVEVMVMKRFVCLKEGHHKKKVTENGTKKKRKRLSIRDGCPAMMEVVRRGPEKWVVTKLVLEHTHMVVSPERVREIQLSRLSGKDREHQDFLKEMRRRLFGEGDAQVLLEYFKRMQAENAGFFYAMQVDNRNCLTNVLWADAKARLSYNYFGDAVTFDTTYRQNKNMIPFAAFTGLNHHGQTVVFGCALMIDKTESSFAWLFETWLTAMFGRHPLSITTDQGKALASAVAKVFPDTCHRLCRWRVLSRCKKKLSDVYRRHPTLHDELKTCINDSTTVETFEVYWRKILDKYNLRENSWLQILYNIRHRWVPAYLRDSFFAELSTTSRVESMNRFYRRNFVRESSLQMFIAKFDQEMDNGYEKEAQEDCASLSTQPILKTDSPMEKQAASIYTRTVFEKFQAELVEALNHYAVKIQDGSMIKYSVGRDGDAHNQYIVFFDEPEKKAYCSCCKYEVSGILCRHVLGLFLACGTILLPEHCILKRWTKKAKSDSVGHEIELEVQNYSQDSPILWYNDLLHYTMKFAERGATSSEAYKIAKDMLQKVFAQIISYEENVAEGMPHHVGKV, from the coding sequence ATGGAGCACTCTTCGAGTGAAGATGACGAGTTGGTCGAGGATTATCTGGATTTTGAAGATGATATCAAGGCATCAGATGTTAATCATCAACATGAAGAAGCTGCAACATCCGTTGCCAGCAGTAACATGGCGTTAGTCGAGCAGGCCATTGAAAATGAGCTTCTTGCTGCTGATGATGGTGATGCGAAGAATCAGGTGCCATGTCTTGGAATGGAATTCGAGTCTGATACAGTGGCAAGGGCATTCTACAATGCCTATGCATTGCGACTTGGCTTTGGCATTCGAGTGGCACGGTCACGCAGTGAGAGGCGGAAGGGGGTTGAAGTGATGGTCATGAAGAGGTTTGTCTGCTTAAAAGAGGGCCACCACAAAAAGAAGGTTACTGAAAATGGCACCAAGAAGAAGCGCAAGCGTCTTTCCATCAGGGATGGTTGCCCTGCCATGATGGAGGTTGTTCGGAGGGGGCCTGAGAAATGGGTTGTCACTAAGTTGGTCTTGGAGCACACACATATGGTGGTCAGCCCAGAGAGGGTGCGTGAGATCCAGCTCAGTCGCCTCTCTGGAAAAGATAGGGAGCACCAGGACTTCCTGAAAGAGATGCGGCGAAGGCTATTTGGAGAAGGAGATGCTCAAGTCCTTCTTGAGTATTTCAAGAGGATGCAGGCAGAGAATGCTGGCTTCTTTTATGCAATGCAGGTTGATAACAGGAATTGTTTGACAAATGTGTTATGGGCAGATGCTAAAGCCAGATTGTCTTATAATTATTTTGGAGATGCAGTTACTTTTGACACGACATATAGGCAGAATAAAAACATGATACCATTTGCTGCATTTACCGGTCTAAATCATCATGGACAGACAGTTGTTTTTGGATGTGCCTTGATGATAGATAAGACAGAATCCTCATTTGCTTGGTTGTTTGAGACATGGCTGACAGCAATGTTTGGACGCCACCCACTGTCTATTACTACTGATCAAGGCAAGGCTCTGGCATCAGCAGTTGCAAAGGTCTTTCCTGACACATGTCACCGTTTATGTAGATGGCGTGTCCTATCTAGATGCAAGAAGAAGTTGTCTGATGTGTACCGTAGGCACCCCACCCTTCATGATGAATTAAAGACATGCATCAATGATTCTACCACGGTTGAAACCTTTGAAGTTTATTGGaggaaaattcttgataaatataaTCTTAGGGAGAACTCATGGTTGCAAATTCTATATAATATCCGCCACAGATGGGTACCAGCATACCTAAGAGACTCCTTTTTTGCAGAATTGTCTACGACTTCGAGAGTAGAAAGTATGAACAGGTTTTACAGAAGAAACTTCGTTAGAGAGAGCTCCTTGCAAATGTTTATTGCAAAATTTGATCAAGAAATGGACAACGGTTATGAAAAAGAAGCCCAAGAAGACTGTGCTAGTCTCAGTACCCAACCAATTCTGAAAACTGACTCACCTATGGAGAAACAAGCTGCCAGTATTTACACGAGGACGGTATTTGAGAAGTTCCAAGCAGAACTCGTCGAAGCACTGAACCACTATGCGGTGAAAATTCAAGATGGATCTATGATCAAGTACTCTGTTGGACGGGATGGGGATGCTCATAATCAATATATTGTTTTCTTCGATGAGCCCGAGAAGAAAGCATATTGTAGTTGCTGCAAGTATGAGGTTTCAGGAATACTTTGCAGACATGTGCTTGGTCTCTTCTTGGCATGTGGAACCATTCTTCTTCCAGAACATTGCATTTTAAAAAGATGGACTAAGAAGGCAAAGAGTGACTCGGTAGGACATGAAATTGAGCTTGAAGTTCAAAATTATTCACAGGATTCACCAATCTTGTGGTACAATGATCTCTTGCATTATACCATGAAGTTTGCAGAGAGAGGAGCAACATCTTCAGAGGCATACAAGATTGCAAAGGATATGCTGCAAAAAGTCTTTGCTCAAATCATTAGTTATGAGGAAAATGTGGCTGAAGGGATGCCTCATCACGTGGGAAAGGTCTGA
- the LOC135611881 gene encoding uncharacterized protein LOC135611881, with protein MSRRQGDWDCGSCQHHNFSWRDSCQQCGNLRPSTGDLSDYAGLGRSSVGFSVPSFRPGDWNCSCGGHNFASRTSCHSCGTSKDDSAVSFSRGLDNDDMPGSGGIGFGGGGWKSGDWLCTRSGCNQHNFASRKECYRCKAPKGCGT; from the exons ATGAGCAGGCGGCAAGGAGACTGGGACTGCGGATCATGCCAGCACCACAACTTCAGCTGGCGTGACTCGTGCCAGCAATGTGGTAACCTGCGGCCGTCCACCGGCGACCTCTCCGACTATGCTGGCCTCGGAAGGTCCTCGGTCGGCTTCAGCGTCCCCAGTTTTCGGCCCGGCGACTGGAACTGCTCCTGCGGTGGTCATAACTTCGCGAGCCGGACGAGCTGCCACTCGTGTGGCACTTCCAAGGATGACTCCGCCGTCAGCTTCAGCCGTGGGCTCGACAACGATGACATGCCGGGCTCAGGAGGCATCGGCTTTGGTGGTGGCGGGTGGAAGTCCGGGGATTGGTTGTGCACCAG GTCGGGCTGCAACCAGCATAACTTCGCTAGCAGGAAGGAGTGCTATCGATGCAAGGCACCAAAGGGATGCG GCACTTAA
- the LOC103986018 gene encoding F-box/kelch-repeat protein At1g80440, which produces MRRQLLPGLPDDIARECLVRIPYRGFPTARSVCRLWKRELDSPYFHRIRKAAGLTRSVVAFAQAESAPATGSSAVKSVGGSTPSYRLSLFEPATGAWSVLPPVPGLPHGLPFFCRMAAAERELVVVGGWDPKTWAASDGVHVYDFATGSWRRGAPVPGPRRSFFACATASVGGRVAVVVAGGHDEEKNALRSAMAYDVASDTWAPLPDMAMERDECRGVCLDGRFYVIGGYSTEAQGRFSRTAEALDVAAGQWGAMEEDKLDEGTCPKTCVVGGDGRLYMSRGDQGGQLSVLDAAGWRAVAEVPGDARVAPELVAWDGGLMVMGSETHGGAQTGYIMEAGTAMWKKVEVPEEYSGNIHAGCCLEI; this is translated from the coding sequence ATGAGGCGACAGCTACTACCGGGACTACCGGATGACATAGCGCGGGAGTGCCTCGTCCGCATCCCTTACCGCGGCTTTCCTACGGCCCGTTCCGTTTGCCGCCTGTGGAAGCGAGAGCTTGACTCGCCCTATTTCCACCGTATCAGGAAAGCCGCCGGCTTGACCCGATCGGTCGTGGCCTTTGCCCAAGCGGAATCGGCCCCCGCCACTGGGTCGTCTGCGGTTAAGAGCGTCGGAGGCTCCACACCTTCTTACCGCCTCTCGCTCTTCGAACCTGCCACCGGCGCTTGGAGCGTCTTGCCGCCGGTCCCCGGCCTCCCCCACGGGCTGCCGTTCTTCTGCCGGATGGCGGCTGCCGAGCGGGAGCTGGTGGTGGTCGGGGGATGGGACCCGAAGACATGGGCCGCCTCTGACGGGGTCCACGTCTACGACTTCGCCACTGGGTCGTGGCGCCGAGGGGCCCCCGTGCCGGGCCCCCGCCGGTCTTTCTTCGCGTGCGCCACGGCCTCGGTCGGTGGCCGGGTGGCCGTGGTCGTGGCCGGAGGCCACGACGAGGAGAAGAACGCGCTGCGGTCAGCCATGGCGTACGACGTGGCCAGCGACACGTGGGCGCCACTGCCGGACATGGCGATGGAGCGGGATGAGTGCCGCGGGGTCTGCCTCGACGGGCGGTTCTACGTCATCGGGGGGTATTCGACGGAGGCGCAGGGGCGGTTCTCGAGGACGGCGGAGGCGCTCGACGTGGCGGCGGGGCAGTGGGGGGCGATGGAGGAGGACAAGCTGGACGAGGGGACGTGCCCGAAGACGTGCGTCGTGGGCGGGGACGGAAGGCTGTACATGAGCCGGGGGGATCAGGGGGGGCAACTGTCGGTCCTGGACGCAGCAGGGTGGAGGGCGGTGGCGGAAGTGCCAGGGGACGCGAGGGTGGCGCCTGAGCTGGTGGCGTGGGACGGCGGCCTGATGGTGATGGGGTCGGAGACCCACGGTGGGGCGCAGACGGGTTACATCATGGAGGCGGGGACGGCGATGTGGAAGAAGGTGGAGGTGCCAGAAGAATATTCCGGCAACATCCATGCCGGTTGCTGCCTCGAGATCTAA